Proteins co-encoded in one Candidatus Binatia bacterium genomic window:
- the rnc gene encoding ribonuclease III has translation MTERTVQDLEQRLGYQFRDPDNAGAALTHSSAAEASRPRTGERLEFLGDAVLGLVFSDLLIQRYPECDEGQLSKFRAALVQTSSFAAKARELELNQYLTLGRGEERTGGREKSSILAAVYEAVMGAIFVESGYQQVKDIVLRHFGEAIDRVGQLETIDPKTELQERIQRTHHTTPLYRVVRAEGPDHARWFVVEVVLGETALARGEGGSKRNAEQDAARRALDGLSVPCSPPTP, from the coding sequence ATGACCGAGCGCACCGTCCAGGACCTCGAGCAACGTCTCGGGTATCAGTTCCGCGATCCCGACAACGCCGGCGCGGCGTTGACCCATTCCTCCGCGGCCGAGGCGTCGCGGCCACGCACCGGTGAACGCTTGGAGTTTCTCGGCGACGCCGTCCTCGGCTTGGTCTTCAGTGACCTGCTGATCCAGCGCTACCCCGAATGCGACGAAGGGCAGCTGTCGAAGTTCCGGGCCGCGCTGGTGCAGACGAGCAGCTTCGCGGCCAAAGCGCGGGAGTTGGAGCTCAACCAGTATCTGACCCTCGGGCGAGGGGAAGAGCGGACCGGCGGGCGCGAGAAATCGTCGATCCTGGCGGCGGTGTATGAAGCCGTCATGGGCGCGATCTTCGTCGAGAGCGGGTATCAGCAGGTGAAAGATATCGTACTGCGACATTTCGGCGAGGCGATCGATCGCGTCGGTCAATTGGAGACGATTGATCCCAAGACCGAGCTGCAGGAGCGCATCCAGCGGACGCACCACACCACGCCGCTGTACCGCGTCGTGCGCGCCGAGGGGCCGGATCATGCGCGCTGGTTCGTTGTCGAGGTCGTGCTGGGGGAGACGGCCCTGGCGCGAGGGGAAGGTGGGAGCAAACGCAACGCGGAACAAGACGCGGCGCGGCGGGCTCTCGATGGTTTGTCCGTGCCGTGCTCCCCACCGACGCCGTAA